A window of the Dioscorea cayenensis subsp. rotundata cultivar TDr96_F1 chromosome 14, TDr96_F1_v2_PseudoChromosome.rev07_lg8_w22 25.fasta, whole genome shotgun sequence genome harbors these coding sequences:
- the LOC120276174 gene encoding uncharacterized protein LOC120276174 — protein sequence MVDKIRRPYSRWNNFSLSPAAKVTLINSSLVSIPTYNLLVYPIPDSVLSEITKVLRRFFWSHDYNGKGIHKVVRSSIIEVNHESLEILKHPDSPTTCLFDMHCKPSVHTSPSSWKTPVFNIASLGINYQFVNHFICGRDLPY from the exons ATGGTCGATAAAATTCGTCGCCCTTACAGCAGATGGAATAACTTCTCCCTTTCTCCTGCTGCTAAGGTGACTCTGATCAACTCTTCTTTGGTTTCCATTCCTACTTACAACCTTTTAGTATATCCTATCCCAGATTCAGTTTTATCTGAGATTACCAAAGTTTTGAGAAGGTTCTTTTGGAGTCACGATtacaatggaaagggcatccataaaGTGGTTCGGAGTTCAATCATTGAAG TTAATCATGAATCTTTGGAAATCCTCAAGCATCCTGATTCTCCCACCACCTGTCTGTTTGACATGCACTGCAAACCATCTGTCCATACAAGTCCTAGTTCATGGAAGACTCCTGTCTTCAACATTGCATCCCTGGGAATCAACTACCAGTTCgttaatcattttatttgtgGGCGTGATTTACCATACTGA
- the LOC120276022 gene encoding beta-glucosidase 12-like — MLCSASCLFIMAEKGHSLLFFFFFLLALLVGAVAGLNRSSFPAGFIFGTASASYQYEGAWNEDGRGPSIWDTFTHMHPEKIADRSNGDVAVDSYHRYKEDVKIMKEMGMDGYRFSISWSRILPNGSLSGGINKQGVNYYNNLINELISNGLKPFVTLFHWDSPQALEDKYGGFRSENIVSDFQDYAVVCFKEFGDRVKHWITLNEPLGFSSSGYTIGNGGLHHCSAHEAQHCFIDDSNRGPYIVAHHQLLAHAAAVTTYKLKYQARQKGKIGITLNTGWFVPDTSSKLDYVSAQRAMDFMLGWFMDPLVFGDYPRSMRAYVGDRLPKFTKKQSEIVKGSFDFIGLNYYTSSYARNIPSSNIVKASFKTDSHVELTAVRNGIPIGPQAASPWLYVYPRGIGDLLIYTKKKYKNPIIYITENGVDEVNNGTLPLEAALKDDMRINYFEQHLFYLRRAIQKGVDVRGYFAWSLLDNFEWESGYTVRFGINYVDYKDGLKRYPKSSSLWFGKFLKN, encoded by the exons ATGCTGTGTTCTGCTTCTTG TTTGTTCATCATGGCTGAGAAAGGACACTctcttctattcttcttcttcttcttgcttgcATTGCTGGTTGGAGCTGTGGCTGGGCTCAACCGGAGCAGTTTTCCGGCAGGCTTCATCTTCGGGACTGCCTCCGCGTCCTATCAA TATGAAGGTGCTTGGAATGAAGATGGCAGGGGCCCGAGCATATGGGACACCTTCACTCACATGCATCCAG AGAAAATAGCAGACCGAAGTAACGGTGATGTTGCCGTCGACTCATATCATCGCTATAAG GAAGATGTAAAGATCATGAAGGAAATGGGAATGGATGGTTACAGGTTCTCTATCTCATGGTCTAGAATCCTACCAA ACGGGAGCCTAAGCGGAGGGATAAACAAACAAGGGGTGAACTATTACAACAACTTGATTAATGAACTCATATCTAATG GATTAAAACCCTTTGTGACACTGTTCCATTGGGACTCTCCACAAGCTCTGGAAGATAAGTATGGAGGTTTCCGGAGTGAAAACATTGT gTCGGACTTCCAAGATTACGCAGTAGTGTGTTTTAAAGAGTTTGGTGACAGagtaaaacattggattacacTTAATGAACCATTGGGTTTTTCTAGTTCCGGCTACACCATTGGAAATGGTGGATTACATCATTGCTCTGCTCATGAGGCCCAACATTGTTTCATCGATGACTCAAACAGAGGACCCTACATTGTGGCTCATCATCAGCTCTTGGCTCATGCTGCTGCAGTCACCACCTACAAACTGAAATATCag GCAcgtcaaaaaggaaaaattggcATAACTCTGAATACTGGCTGGTTTGTTCCAGACACCAGCTCAAAGTTAGATTATGTATCAGCTCAAAGAGCTATGGATTTCATGTTAGGATG GTTCATGGACCCCTTAGTGTTTGGAGACTATCCTCGTAGCATGAGAGCTTATGTTGGAGATCGTCTACCAAAGTTTACCAAGAAGCAATCAGAGATTGTTAAGGgatcatttgatttcattggatTGAATTACTACACTTCTTCTTATGCTCGAAATATTCCTTCATCAAACATAGTTAAAGCAAGTTTCAAAACAGATTCGCACGTGGAATTAACAG CTGTGAGGAATGGCATTCCAATAGGACCACAG GCTGCTTCTCCTTGGTTATACGTTTATCCTCGCGGAATAGGCGATCTATTGATCTATACGAAGAAGAAGTACAAGAATCCCATAATTTATATCACGGAGAATG GAGTTGATGAAGTGAACAATGGAACATTACCACTTGAAGCAGCACTGAAAGATGACATGAGAATAAACTACTTCGAGCAACACTTGTTCTATCTTCGAAGAGCGATCCA gaAAGGGGTTGATGTCAGAGGATACTTTGCATGGTCTTTGTTGGATAACTTTGAATGGGAAAGTGGCTACACTGTTAGATTTGGGATAAACTATGTGGATTACAAAGATGGCTTGAAGAGATATCCCAAGAGTTCTTCTTTGTGGTTTGGTAAGTTCCTTAAAAATTAA